A genome region from Helicobacter sp. 11S03491-1 includes the following:
- a CDS encoding PBP1A family penicillin-binding protein, with translation MLKKIILLILGVFIFCIVVYIGILWVDLKDDVAKIKNYHPQLATQMFDRKNHLVVNIYDREFRFYARYDEIPPKMVEALLAVEDTLYFEHGGINYDAIIRAMIKNIKNGKYLEGGSTLTQQLIKNMLLTRDKTISRKIKEALLSIQVEHILTKEEILERYFNQTFFGHGYYGVKTASMGYFKKPLNHLTLKEIAMIVALPRAPSFYDPTKNLDFSLSRANNIVTRMYTLGWISKEEYDKAIVEVPQVYNQTLTQNAAPYVVDEVLKQLSYIKDLKTGGYKIKLNIDLDYQKIAQNALKYGYDNINKRLKKEKALVVEKSSQEGIDDYDSLNGAMVVTDTRTGKILALVGGIDHTKSAFNRATQIKRQFGSSIKPFIYQIAFDSGYSTATTVPDVARSFNKSYNTDIEQNESSDEKDEYWRPNNFSKSFKGLVTLKEALAHSLNLATINLVEMVGFNKIYTQLKDYGFKNAPKDMSIILGSFGISPLEAAKEYSIFSNYGMMVDPSLIESITDREGNIEILDDNDDQKITSPQQAFLTLSILKDVVMQGTGRRAKVKGIEVAGKTGTTNNNVDGWFCGFTPSIQAIIWYGRDDNTPIGPRESGGVVSPPVFSYFMSNVLKIDPGLKRKFDIPEGVSKKTINGSIYYYTPTSKLPDNKPQDTIDEKLLF, from the coding sequence ATGCTAAAAAAAATTATTCTTTTGATTTTAGGTGTTTTTATCTTCTGTATTGTTGTTTATATAGGAATATTGTGGGTGGATCTAAAAGATGATGTAGCAAAAATCAAAAACTATCACCCTCAACTTGCTACCCAAATGTTTGATAGAAAAAATCACTTAGTAGTTAATATCTATGATAGAGAATTTAGATTTTATGCAAGATATGATGAGATACCTCCCAAAATGGTTGAAGCTCTTTTAGCCGTTGAAGATACTCTGTATTTTGAACATGGAGGGATCAATTATGATGCTATTATTCGTGCCATGATCAAAAATATCAAAAATGGAAAATATCTGGAAGGAGGAAGCACTCTTACCCAACAACTTATCAAAAATATGCTCCTCACTCGAGATAAAACAATATCTAGAAAAATCAAAGAAGCCCTTTTATCCATACAAGTAGAGCATATTCTGACAAAAGAAGAAATTCTTGAGAGATATTTTAATCAAACCTTTTTTGGTCATGGTTATTATGGGGTAAAAACAGCCTCTATGGGGTATTTCAAAAAACCTCTCAATCACTTAACACTCAAAGAAATTGCTATGATTGTAGCTCTTCCAAGAGCTCCAAGTTTTTATGATCCAACAAAAAATCTGGATTTTTCACTCAGTCGTGCCAATAATATTGTTACTCGCATGTATACGCTTGGGTGGATTAGCAAAGAAGAATATGACAAAGCAATAGTAGAAGTCCCTCAAGTGTATAATCAAACTCTCACTCAAAATGCCGCACCTTATGTTGTTGATGAAGTTTTAAAACAATTAAGCTACATCAAAGATCTCAAAACCGGAGGTTATAAAATCAAGCTAAATATTGACTTAGACTATCAAAAAATTGCTCAAAATGCCCTAAAATATGGCTATGACAATATTAATAAAAGATTAAAAAAAGAAAAAGCGCTTGTTGTGGAAAAATCTTCTCAAGAGGGCATAGACGATTATGACTCCCTCAATGGGGCAATGGTGGTCACAGATACAAGGACAGGAAAAATTTTGGCGCTTGTGGGGGGGATTGATCACACTAAAAGTGCCTTTAACCGGGCTACACAAATCAAACGACAATTTGGAAGCAGCATCAAACCTTTTATTTATCAAATTGCATTTGATAGCGGGTATTCAACAGCAACAACCGTCCCCGATGTGGCTAGAAGTTTCAACAAAAGCTATAATACAGATATTGAACAAAATGAGTCATCAGATGAAAAAGATGAATACTGGAGACCCAATAATTTTTCTAAAAGTTTTAAGGGACTTGTTACACTTAAAGAAGCACTTGCCCATTCTCTTAATCTGGCTACTATCAACCTTGTAGAAATGGTGGGATTTAACAAAATTTATACTCAACTTAAAGATTATGGTTTCAAAAATGCTCCAAAAGACATGTCCATAATTTTGGGAAGTTTTGGAATTTCTCCCTTAGAAGCTGCCAAAGAATATTCAATTTTTTCAAATTATGGCATGATGGTTGATCCTTCCTTAATTGAAAGCATTACAGATAGAGAAGGTAATATTGAGATTCTTGATGATAATGACGATCAAAAAATCACCTCACCCCAACAAGCTTTTCTCACTCTCTCAATCCTCAAAGATGTCGTTATGCAAGGCACAGGGAGACGTGCAAAGGTTAAAGGAATAGAAGTCGCAGGCAAAACCGGTACAACAAATAACAATGTAGATGGTTGGTTTTGCGGTTTTACCCCTTCTATCCAAGCAATCATTTGGTATGGCAGAGATGATAATACCCCTATTGGTCCCAGAGAATCCGGAGGTGTAGTTTCTCCACCGGTATTTTCATATTTTATGAGCAATGTTTTAAAAATCGATCCGGGATTGAAGCGAAAGTTTGACATTCCTGAAGGTGTTAGCAAAAAAACAATCAATGGAAGTATCTACTACTACACTCCAACATCAAAACTTCCTGATAATAAACCTCAAGATACCATTGACGAAAAACTTTTGTTTTAA
- a CDS encoding DUF507 family protein — MKLKLTHIPHVANKIALDIANSSLLEIKAPIENIANLSKTILEEDIKKELEIDQKAKNLLEENLDEIEFMRADERQLFWMIKRQIAEQENFLLSWEDRYNEISHKILDELSLEGFIQFHISENLIKNLIFKSIDTYSKMYEEIEEEVIEKIKNYKRKLLVGTDEYELVFEKLYEEELKKKGFL; from the coding sequence ATGAAATTAAAACTAACCCATATCCCCCATGTAGCCAATAAAATAGCACTAGACATTGCCAACTCCAGTCTTTTGGAGATCAAAGCCCCCATAGAAAATATAGCAAATTTATCTAAAACCATTTTAGAAGAAGATATTAAAAAAGAATTAGAAATTGATCAAAAAGCCAAAAACTTACTGGAAGAAAATCTTGATGAAATTGAATTTATGCGCGCAGATGAAAGGCAACTTTTTTGGATGATCAAACGTCAAATTGCCGAGCAAGAAAATTTTTTACTTTCTTGGGAAGATCGATATAATGAAATCTCTCACAAAATTCTTGACGAACTAAGTCTTGAAGGTTTTATCCAATTTCATATATCTGAAAACCTTATCAAAAACCTTATTTTTAAATCAATTGATACTTATTCTAAGATGTATGAGGAAATTGAAGAAGAAGTCATCGAAAAAATCAAAAACTATAAAAGAAAACTTTTGGTGGGGACAGATGAATATGAGCTTGTTTTTGAGAAACTATATGAAGAAGAACTCAAGAAAAAAGGGTTTTTATAA
- the carA gene encoding glutamine-hydrolyzing carbamoyl-phosphate synthase small subunit has product MQDVYIYFENDLFIKGKSFGAQGSCVGEVVFNTSITGYQEIITDPSYAGQFIVLSMPEIGIVGANPQDMESRKGFCKGIITRHYNDFYSNFRAQESLGTFLKSQNILGITNIDTRSLIKTIRNNGSMMMVASTQISSPNELKNLLEKSQKIQEINLIPEVSTKNTYTHKNGTFDFDTLEYSSPRLSQKIIAIDFGIKKNILNELAALGLEVEVIPHSFEANSIIQRYKDNQIKGIFLSNGPGDPQMLSHEINQIKLLIEAKIPMFGICLGHQLLSIAHGYNTYKLKFGHHGGNHPVKNLLTQSVEITAQNHNYSIPEEIEQIAEITHRNLFDNTIEGLKYKNSPIFSVQHHPEASPGPKESNHLFKQFLKMLT; this is encoded by the coding sequence ATGCAAGATGTTTATATTTATTTTGAAAATGATCTTTTTATAAAAGGGAAAAGTTTTGGAGCACAAGGAAGTTGCGTTGGCGAAGTTGTTTTTAATACTTCTATAACAGGCTATCAAGAAATTATTACAGATCCAAGCTATGCAGGGCAATTTATTGTTTTGAGTATGCCGGAAATTGGGATTGTAGGTGCTAATCCTCAAGATATGGAATCAAGAAAAGGCTTTTGTAAAGGTATCATCACAAGACATTATAATGATTTTTATTCAAATTTTAGAGCACAAGAAAGTTTGGGGACATTTTTGAAATCTCAAAATATTCTTGGCATCACCAATATTGACACAAGATCCTTGATCAAAACAATTCGCAATAATGGATCAATGATGATGGTAGCCTCAACGCAAATTTCATCTCCAAACGAACTTAAAAATCTCCTTGAAAAATCTCAAAAGATTCAAGAAATCAATCTTATTCCTGAGGTCTCAACCAAAAATACTTATACCCACAAAAATGGCACTTTTGATTTTGATACTCTTGAGTATTCTTCTCCAAGATTATCTCAAAAAATTATCGCTATTGATTTTGGTATCAAAAAAAATATCCTTAATGAATTAGCTGCGCTTGGGCTTGAAGTAGAGGTAATACCGCATTCTTTTGAAGCAAATTCAATTATTCAAAGATACAAAGACAATCAAATCAAGGGTATATTTTTATCCAATGGACCTGGGGATCCTCAAATGCTTTCTCATGAAATAAATCAAATCAAACTCCTCATAGAAGCTAAAATACCAATGTTTGGGATTTGTCTGGGACATCAACTTCTATCCATCGCTCACGGATACAATACCTATAAACTAAAATTTGGTCATCATGGAGGGAATCATCCGGTCAAAAATCTCCTCACTCAAAGTGTAGAAATTACTGCTCAAAACCATAACTACTCTATCCCGGAAGAAATAGAACAAATCGCGGAAATTACCCATAGAAATTTGTTTGATAATACAATTGAGGGACTTAAATATAAAAATTCTCCTATTTTTTCTGTCCAACATCACCCCGAAGCAAGCCCTGGTCCAAAAGAATCTAACCATCTTTTCAAGCAATTTTTAAAGATGCTTACATAA
- the murG gene encoding undecaprenyldiphospho-muramoylpentapeptide beta-N-acetylglucosaminyltransferase: MNIVITGGGTGGHLAIAKALAQEFQKNDHVLVYIGSLNGQDREWFESSDLFEKCYFLNTLGVVNKKGPGIFKSLWKQVFATFQACKIFKIYKIQTVFSVGGFSGGPASLGALLCNKTLFIHEQNAIKGSLNKLLSPFAKAVFGSFTQKGKNYIKTSYPLRNEFFLKSRIREEIKCVIFLGGSQGARAINDFAILVAKKLLSKGIKVIHQCGKIDFERVKDLYAKLDLLDQVDLFSFDKNLVDKITQADICVGRAGASSVWEIAANGLPAIFIPYPYAASNHQYYNALEFAQDGLGIIARQEDGLYPEILFDFMDKLNSVDKEGIKGIAQISKRLREKIMPNGASRIVKYIV, encoded by the coding sequence ATGAATATTGTTATCACAGGAGGAGGAACAGGAGGGCATTTGGCTATTGCTAAGGCTTTAGCCCAAGAGTTTCAAAAAAATGATCACGTATTGGTATATATTGGTTCTCTTAATGGGCAAGATAGAGAGTGGTTTGAAAGTAGTGATTTGTTTGAGAAATGCTATTTTCTAAATACTTTGGGTGTGGTGAATAAAAAAGGTCCGGGAATTTTTAAATCATTATGGAAGCAAGTATTCGCAACTTTTCAAGCATGCAAGATTTTTAAGATTTACAAAATTCAAACTGTATTTAGTGTGGGTGGATTTTCCGGCGGACCTGCAAGCTTAGGAGCTTTGTTATGCAATAAAACACTTTTTATTCACGAACAAAATGCTATTAAGGGGAGTTTAAATAAACTTTTAAGTCCTTTTGCCAAAGCTGTATTCGGGAGTTTTACTCAAAAAGGAAAGAATTATATCAAAACTTCTTATCCTCTTAGAAATGAATTTTTTTTAAAATCCAGGATTCGAGAAGAAATAAAATGTGTGATTTTTTTGGGAGGTTCACAAGGAGCCAGAGCTATTAATGATTTTGCCATTTTGGTAGCAAAAAAGCTTTTGAGTAAAGGAATAAAGGTAATCCATCAATGTGGAAAAATAGATTTTGAGCGCGTAAAAGATTTATATGCAAAGTTAGATCTTTTAGATCAAGTTGATCTTTTTAGTTTTGATAAAAATCTGGTAGATAAAATTACTCAAGCAGATATTTGTGTGGGTAGGGCGGGAGCTAGTAGTGTATGGGAGATAGCAGCAAATGGTTTGCCTGCCATCTTTATTCCTTATCCTTATGCAGCAAGCAATCATCAATATTATAACGCCTTAGAGTTTGCCCAAGATGGGCTTGGAATTATAGCCAGACAAGAGGATGGGCTTTATCCTGAAATTTTATTTGATTTTATGGATAAACTTAATAGTGTTGATAAAGAAGGGATAAAAGGTATCGCACAAATAAGCAAGAGATTAAGGGAGAAGATTATGCCAAATGGAGCAAGCCGGATCGTAAAATATATTGTGTGA
- the fliW gene encoding flagellar assembly protein FliW, which produces MLYDLKAPILGFENVSQVRFEKIDTIFSKISTLDNSLSMILVNPYMLREYSFSVPKYIELLLELDKDSQVEVYCVIVLQKDLQDSMVNFLAPLIFNPKNHSAAQVALSMMDYPDFGFRDTLKSFIKQEVGA; this is translated from the coding sequence ATGCTTTATGATTTAAAAGCTCCCATTTTGGGTTTTGAAAATGTTTCACAGGTGCGATTTGAAAAAATTGATACAATCTTTAGTAAAATAAGTACTCTTGATAACTCTTTGAGTATGATATTGGTCAATCCCTATATGCTTAGAGAATATTCTTTTAGTGTGCCTAAATATATAGAATTGCTTTTAGAGTTAGATAAGGATTCTCAAGTTGAGGTTTATTGTGTGATTGTTTTGCAAAAAGATTTGCAAGATTCCATGGTAAATTTCTTAGCTCCTTTGATTTTTAATCCCAAAAATCATAGTGCAGCCCAGGTTGCGCTTTCGATGATGGATTATCCGGATTTTGGATTTAGAGATACGCTCAAATCTTTTATCAAGCAAGAAGTGGGCGCTTAA
- a CDS encoding valine--tRNA ligase: MNPNSGVKSYQPKEIESKIYQICKERGYFEINGNLPIQQKGKTFAIMMPPPNVTGVLHIGHALTLTLQDIITRYKRMDGYKTLYQPGLDHAGIATQNIVEKQLLAQGIKKEEIGREAFIQKVWEWKEKSGGEIFSQMHHLGITPAWSRERFTMDEGLRNAVKKAFINWYEKGLIVQDNYMVNWCTHDGALSDIEVEYEENQGKLYHLKYPIKNSKDYLIVATTRPETYFGDTAVMVHPDDKRYKHLIGQKVILPLIHKEIPIIEDSYVDMEFGTGCVKVTPAHDINDYEVGKRHHLEFIVVFDKNGFLNENAREFCGLERLEAREKIIEKLSLEGFVEKIQDYTNQIGKCYRCGNIIEPYISKQWFVKAEVAKGAIQKVNANLTNFYPAQWKNNYNAWMRDLKDWCISRQLWWGHRIPIWTCECSHTFASQEDMPSHCPQCGSKNLTQDPDVLDTWFSSGLWAFSTLGWGNNHWGEGEKWQKDDLEEFYPNSLLITGFDILFFWVARMLLSGESLLGKLPFKDIYLHALVRDENGQKMSKSKGNVIDPLKMIEIYGADSLRFSLAILCAQGRDIRLSTSQLEISKNFANKLFNAVNFLMLYLEQINTQEALNKGFGDKEKLQDFTTPLGRYAKSRLNLATQEIRIALDSYRFNDGASILYRFLWGEFCDWFIEFCKADKPSVYELGSILKEALKLLHPYMPFLSEDLWHKLNASSLENSPSIMVTSYPAQTLRDEEIENEFMILKDAIISIRRVKIALDIGNKQISKVFLRLNQTPKDLKLLQKFIPKLAKVQDVEIITYKPQNVVSDISDYCESYLSLEGIDLSGILKRLYSQRDKLEKEISKLQSMLHNEKFIQNAPKEVLATNQKNLQECEDKLLKVKNELKAFL; this comes from the coding sequence ATGAATCCAAATTCCGGAGTAAAATCTTACCAACCCAAAGAAATTGAATCAAAGATTTATCAGATCTGTAAAGAAAGAGGATATTTTGAAATAAATGGGAATCTTCCTATCCAACAAAAGGGCAAAACATTTGCAATTATGATGCCCCCGCCTAATGTAACGGGAGTTTTGCATATCGGTCATGCCCTCACGCTTACACTTCAAGATATCATCACACGATACAAACGAATGGATGGCTATAAAACTTTATACCAACCCGGACTCGATCATGCAGGTATTGCTACACAAAACATTGTAGAAAAGCAACTTTTAGCACAAGGAATTAAGAAAGAAGAAATCGGAAGAGAAGCATTTATCCAAAAAGTATGGGAATGGAAAGAAAAAAGCGGAGGAGAGATTTTTTCTCAAATGCATCATCTTGGTATCACTCCTGCATGGTCTAGAGAAAGATTTACAATGGATGAGGGGTTGAGAAATGCTGTAAAAAAAGCTTTTATAAATTGGTATGAAAAGGGATTGATTGTTCAAGATAATTACATGGTTAATTGGTGTACACATGATGGAGCACTTTCAGACATTGAAGTAGAATATGAAGAAAACCAAGGCAAACTTTATCACCTCAAATACCCTATCAAAAATTCTAAAGATTATCTTATTGTAGCAACTACTCGTCCGGAGACTTATTTTGGCGATACTGCAGTCATGGTACATCCTGATGATAAACGCTACAAACATCTTATAGGACAAAAAGTCATTCTTCCTCTTATCCATAAAGAAATCCCTATTATTGAGGATAGTTATGTAGATATGGAGTTTGGAACAGGTTGTGTAAAAGTTACACCTGCTCACGATATAAACGACTATGAAGTGGGTAAAAGACATCATTTAGAATTTATCGTTGTATTTGATAAAAATGGCTTCCTCAATGAAAATGCTCGAGAATTTTGCGGACTTGAGAGATTAGAGGCCAGAGAGAAAATTATAGAAAAATTATCCCTTGAGGGTTTTGTAGAAAAAATACAAGATTATACCAATCAAATAGGCAAATGTTATCGATGTGGTAATATTATTGAACCCTATATATCTAAACAATGGTTTGTCAAAGCTGAGGTTGCCAAAGGGGCAATACAAAAAGTTAATGCTAACCTCACTAACTTCTACCCTGCTCAATGGAAAAATAATTATAATGCTTGGATGAGAGATTTGAAAGATTGGTGTATCTCACGACAATTATGGTGGGGGCATAGAATCCCTATATGGACTTGCGAATGCTCCCACACATTTGCAAGCCAAGAAGACATGCCAAGTCATTGCCCACAATGTGGGAGTAAAAATCTCACGCAAGATCCTGATGTGCTTGATACATGGTTTAGTTCAGGATTATGGGCTTTTAGCACTCTTGGATGGGGGAATAATCATTGGGGAGAAGGAGAAAAATGGCAAAAAGATGATTTGGAGGAATTCTATCCCAATTCTTTGCTTATCACCGGGTTTGATATTTTATTTTTCTGGGTAGCCAGAATGCTTCTAAGTGGAGAATCCCTATTGGGCAAACTTCCCTTTAAAGACATCTATTTGCACGCATTAGTCCGAGATGAAAATGGACAAAAAATGAGTAAAAGCAAGGGAAATGTTATTGATCCTTTAAAAATGATAGAAATTTATGGCGCAGATAGTCTCCGATTCAGTTTGGCAATTTTATGTGCTCAAGGCAGAGATATCAGACTCTCCACCTCACAACTTGAAATTTCAAAAAATTTCGCAAACAAACTTTTTAACGCTGTAAATTTTTTAATGCTGTATCTAGAACAAATAAACACTCAAGAAGCGTTAAATAAAGGATTTGGAGATAAAGAAAAATTGCAAGATTTTACAACCCCCTTGGGTCGATATGCCAAATCAAGACTCAATCTTGCCACTCAAGAAATAAGAATAGCTCTTGATTCTTATCGATTCAATGATGGGGCAAGTATTTTATATCGATTTTTATGGGGAGAGTTTTGCGATTGGTTTATTGAATTTTGCAAAGCTGATAAGCCCTCTGTATATGAACTTGGCAGTATTCTTAAAGAAGCCCTCAAACTCTTACACCCTTATATGCCTTTTTTAAGCGAAGATTTGTGGCATAAACTCAATGCTTCTTCTTTGGAAAATTCTCCATCCATCATGGTAACCTCTTATCCTGCACAAACGCTGCGTGATGAAGAGATTGAAAATGAATTTATGATTTTAAAAGATGCCATTATTTCTATCAGGAGAGTTAAAATAGCCCTAGATATTGGGAATAAACAAATTTCAAAAGTCTTTTTGCGCCTAAATCAAACGCCTAAAGATCTAAAACTTCTTCAAAAATTTATCCCCAAACTTGCCAAAGTTCAAGATGTAGAAATTATTACTTATAAACCTCAAAATGTTGTCTCTGATATTAGCGATTATTGTGAAAGTTATTTGAGTCTGGAAGGAATTGACTTAAGCGGGATTCTTAAGCGTCTCTATTCCCAAAGAGATAAATTAGAAAAAGAAATTTCTAAGCTCCAATCTATGCTTCATAATGAAAAATTTATTCAAAATGCGCCTAAGGAAGTTTTAGCTACAAATCAAAAAAACCTCCAAGAATGTGAAGATAAACTATTAAAAGTGAAAAATGAATTAAAAGCATTTTTATGA
- the mshL gene encoding pilus (MSHA type) biogenesis protein MshL, whose translation MKKIFVFMCYFFIAQGMDLCNDKKFNISIHQDVPLQEVLEEIANECSFSIIYADVKTKELLNSQKLTLNLKNKKIDYLFNIIAEGADLDYQIKDSHIKIQRFLTKTFNIDYVATARVGSSNTDVIFSQDTQNNLYPNQFYSYNDSQNDAHQKAMSLGSDQTKLNVGRSGTKIYSIDELNFWGELKNELYAITYRPGDKNQPQKSTENKKSIVINKVAGLVTITATPSQIKRVQNYIHWLNQKMQAQVLIDVNILTISHNNTDTAGVNWAEIYKLGIQAQDPSDGLISLSKENFNYGINIFPQELSIAKILQFLNTYGKVSSVSNPKVLTLNNQPAIISVGNVLRYSQNLVYQNSTNTAVVQNIGEQFPTIFSGVLLDVTPSISKDYVILKINPSITSAKDTMIENQPNALKSPPNLSTNQLSSIVKLQNNQKVILGGLIHKTHSIVEKKIPLLGSVPILKYLFSYKKNLKQTQEMVIIITPKIIASNTPSMQDLGYEYLQEKHHETN comes from the coding sequence ATGAAAAAAATTTTTGTGTTTATGTGTTATTTTTTCATAGCACAAGGAATGGATTTGTGTAATGACAAGAAATTTAATATATCTATCCATCAAGATGTGCCCCTCCAAGAAGTCCTTGAGGAAATAGCCAATGAATGTTCTTTTAGTATTATTTATGCAGATGTTAAAACCAAAGAATTGCTTAATTCTCAAAAATTAACCCTCAATCTTAAGAATAAGAAAATAGATTATTTATTCAATATTATCGCCGAAGGGGCTGATTTGGATTATCAAATCAAAGATAGTCATATCAAAATTCAAAGATTTCTTACCAAAACTTTTAATATTGATTATGTCGCTACTGCACGTGTTGGATCAAGCAATACAGATGTCATCTTTTCTCAAGATACCCAAAACAATCTCTATCCGAACCAATTTTATTCTTATAATGACTCACAAAATGATGCTCATCAAAAAGCTATGTCTTTAGGAAGCGATCAAACTAAACTCAACGTTGGACGTAGCGGGACAAAAATCTATTCCATTGATGAGTTAAATTTTTGGGGAGAACTCAAAAATGAACTTTATGCCATTACTTACCGCCCCGGCGATAAAAATCAGCCCCAAAAATCTACAGAAAATAAAAAATCCATTGTTATCAACAAAGTAGCCGGACTTGTTACTATTACAGCAACACCCTCTCAAATCAAACGTGTGCAAAATTATATCCATTGGCTTAATCAAAAAATGCAAGCTCAAGTTCTCATTGATGTCAATATCCTTACTATTTCACACAACAACACAGATACTGCGGGTGTCAATTGGGCAGAAATCTACAAACTGGGAATTCAAGCACAAGATCCTTCAGATGGTCTTATTTCTTTGAGTAAAGAAAATTTCAATTATGGGATTAATATCTTCCCTCAAGAGCTTAGTATTGCTAAAATCTTGCAATTTTTAAATACTTATGGAAAAGTTAGCTCTGTATCAAACCCTAAAGTCCTCACCCTTAACAACCAACCTGCCATTATTTCTGTAGGCAATGTATTGCGATACTCTCAAAATCTTGTTTATCAAAATAGCACCAATACAGCTGTCGTCCAAAATATCGGCGAACAATTCCCAACAATATTTTCCGGAGTTCTTCTGGATGTTACCCCCTCTATCAGTAAAGATTATGTCATTTTAAAAATTAACCCCTCCATCACAAGCGCCAAAGATACAATGATTGAAAACCAACCCAACGCCTTAAAATCACCCCCTAATCTATCTACGAACCAACTCTCTTCAATAGTCAAACTTCAAAATAATCAAAAAGTAATCCTCGGAGGACTTATCCACAAAACTCATTCTATTGTTGAAAAAAAGATCCCTTTATTGGGTTCAGTCCCTATCCTAAAATACCTTTTTTCTTATAAAAAAAATCTCAAGCAAACACAAGAAATGGTCATTATCATTACTCCTAAAATCATTGCTTCAAATACTCCTTCTATGCAAGATTTGGGGTATGAATATCTTCAGGAAAAGCATCATGAGACAAATTAA